From the genome of Fundidesulfovibrio terrae:
GAGCGGTTCAGAAACAGGAATTCCTTCACCGGCTTGAACGCCGGACGGATGGACTGCATGTAGCGGGCGAGCAGGTCCTGTGCCAGGTCGTGGATGGGCACCAGGCGCTCCTTGTCGCCCTTGCCGAACACCCGCAGCACCCCGGCCTGGGCGTCGAAATCAAGGGGCGTCAGCGTGATGAGTTCCGTCACCCGAAGCCCGGCGGCGTAGAGCAGTTCAAGCATCGCCCGGTCGCGAAATCCCAGGCTGGTCTCCATGTCCGGGCGTGCGAGCAGTCCCTCCATCTCGCCCTGAGAGAGCACGTCCGGGAGCTTGCGGGGCAGCTTGGGAGCCTCGATGAGTTCGGCCGGGCTTGCGTCGATCCATCCCTCGGCCACGGCGTGGGCGAAGAATCCCCGCATGCTGGAGAGATGCCGGGCCAGCGACCGGCTGGTCAAACCCTTCTGGCGCAGGTACATCAGATAGAGAAAGATGGTCTGGTCGGAGACGTCCTCAATCGCGGAGGAACGCTCCGTCAGGAATACCTGGAAGTGCAGCATGTCCTGCGCGTAGGCCGCCAGGCTGTTTTCCGAGAGTCCCTTCACCACCAGCAGGTGTTCCAGCCATGCGTCCACCCAGGGATGGGCGGGAGGAGGGGAGGAGGGCGCGTCGCGCTGCTGCTTGGTTTTTATTGACACTTCCAGGGGCCTCTTTTTATGACCTCGTGGCCTGTTATTCCATTTCTTGCGTTTACGCGCAATCGCCCAAGGAGCCTATCATGCCTCAGTTCAAGATGGCCGATCGCCTGGCCGCGCTGCCTCCCTACCTGTTCGCCGAGATCGACCGCGTGAAGAACGAGGTCAAGGCGCGCGGCGTGGATATCATTAGCCTTGGTATCGGGGACCCCGACATGCCCACCCCCGACTTCATCGTGGACGCCCTCTACGCTTCCGCCAAGAAGCCCGAGAACCACCAGTATCCGTCTTACGTGGGCCTGCGCACTTTCCGCGCAGCCGTCTCCACCTGGTACAAGGGCCGCTTCGGCGTGGACCTGGACCCCGACAACGAGGTGGTCAGCCTCATCGGCTCCAAGGAAGGCATCGCCCACTTCCCCCTGGCCTACGTCAACCCCGGCGACCTGGTGCTGGTGTGCACCCCCAACTATCCGGTGTACAACGTGGCCACCGGCTTCGCGGGCGGCACCACCAAGTTCCTGCCCATGACCGACGCCAACAACTTCCTGCCTGACCTGGACCAAGTCACCGACGCCGAATGGGACAAGGCGAAGATGATCTTCACCAACTTCCCCAACAACCCCACCTCGGCCTGCGCCCCCAAGAGCTTCTACGAGAAGCTGGTGAAGAAGTGCCGCGAAACCAATACCATCCTGGTGGCCGACGCCGCTTACACCGAGATGTATTACAACGAGGCGGCCAAGCCCATCTCCGTGTTCGAAATTCCCAGCGCCAAGGACGTGGCCATCGAGTTCCACTCCTTGTCCAAGACCTACAACATGACCGGCTGGCGCATCGGCATGGCCGTTGGCAACTCTGACCTGGTCAAGGGCCTGGGCAAGATCAAGGAGAACGTGGACTCCGGCATCTTCCAGGCAGTGCAGGAAGCCGGCATCGCCGCCCTGGAAAAGGGCGACGCCTACGCCGAGAAGTTCCGCGCCGTCTACAAGGAGCGCCGCGACACCCTGGCCGCGGGCCTCAAGAAGATCGGCATCGACTTCCGCCTGCCCGAGGCCACCTTCTACTTCTGGTGCAAGGTGCCCAACGGCCAGGACTCCAAGGGCTTCGTCACCAAGGTGCTCCAGGAGACCGGCGTCGTGGTCACCCCGGGCAACGGCTTCGGCTCCCCCGAGGCGGGCGAGGGCTACTTCCGCATCGCCATGACCGTGGGCAAGGAAAAGATCGAGGAAGCCCTCTCGCGCCTGGCGAAGATGTAAGGCGAGAACATAACTCGGCATACTGAACATACGGCTCTGGTCGCCCTGGGCTCCAACCTGGGCGAACCCGCGGCCACGCTTCACCGGGCCGCCGGACGCATGCACGGGATTCTCCCCGGCGTGCGCCTGGCGGCCCGCTCGCGCGTTTGGCACACAGCCCCCCTGGGAATGGCGGCCATGGAATATCCCCGGCCGGAGTGCCAGCGGGAGGTAGTAACCGGGCCCGCAGCGGCGGCGACTTCCCCCTGGTACGCCAACATGGCCGTGCGCCTGGATTGCCCGCCGGACGTCACCCCGGAGGCCCTGTTCGAGGCGCTCATGGCCCTGGAGGCGGAACTCGGGCGCAACCGGGTGATGGAAACCCGCTGGGGGCCTCGCGTCATCGACATCGATCTGCTCGCCTTCGGAGCCGAGACCCGTGCCACCCCTCGCCTGACCCTGCCGCATCCGCGCATGTTCGAGCGGGCGTTCGTGCTCCTGCCCCTGGAGGAAGTCGCCCCCGAGACCGCCACGCCGGAGCGGATCGACTGTTTGTCATTTACAGCGTCTGGAACTATGATATTCCAACTCTAGAAAAGGATCGTGCGGACCATGTGGAAATTCGTTATTTTCGCCGTCGCGGCCTTCATCCTTTGGAAGATGTTCGCCGGCGACATGAACCGCCGCAAGCAGGAGACCAAGAAGGAGCAGGAGACCCTCATCGCCAAGGGCGAGATGGTCAAGGACCCTATCTGCGGCTCCTACGTGTCCATCGAAAATTCCGTGAAAGCGCGTGACGGCGGAACCGTCCGGCATTTTTGCAGCTACGAGTGCCGGGACAAGTTCCTGAAGCAGATCGAAGCTTCGAAAACCAAAGAGGGGTAACGGATGAAATTTTTCCTCGACAGCGCTAGCCTCGATGAGATCAAGGCGGCCAAGGACATGGGCATGCTCGACGGCGTGACCACCAACCCCACGCTGTTTTCCAAGGAAAAGGGCGACTGGCACAAGACTGCCGAGGCCATCTGCAAGGAAGTCGACGGACCGGTGAGCCTCGAGGTGGTGGGAACCAACGCCGAGCAGATGCTGGCCGAGGCCAAGGAACTCATCAAGTTCGGCCCCAACGTGGTGGTCAAGATCCCCATGGTCTTGGAGGGACTCAAGGCCGTACGCCAGCTCAAGGCGCAGAACATCCCGGTGAACGTCACCCTGGTCTTTCAGCCGCTGCAGGCCCTCATGGCCGCCAAGGCCGGGGCCACCTTCGTGAGTCCGTTCGTGGGCCGCATCGACGCCATCGGCGGCGACGGCATGGCCATGGTGGAGGAGATCGTCACCATCTTCCGCAACTACGCCTACGAGACCGAGGTTCTGGTGGCCAGCATCCGCAATCCCACTCACATCGTACGCGCCGCCCTCATGGGTGCGGACGTGTGTACGGTGCCGTTTTCCGTGATCAAGGAGTTGGTGAAGCACCCCCTTACCGACGCGGGCCTGGAGACATTCCTCAAGGACTGGGGCAAGGTGGAGAAGGGCTAGAGGAAACCCGCCCGTCCGGATTCCACAGAAATTCCGGACGGAGAAGCGTGTATGCGTGAACGCCGGGAGCGGTCCGAAGACTGTTCCCGGCGTTTTTTTTGCGTCAGTCGTCCGCGCCGCCGGGCTGCCGGGCGCAGAGCTTGACGATCGAGGCGTTTATTCGCTCCACGACATCTTCGGGGACGCCCTTGCCGCATATGATGTAGCGGCTGTTCCGGTTCAGGATGACATCCTCAAGGGGCGACACCACGAACGCTTCCTTGGGTTTTCCGGACATGTGGATGATCTCATCAATTTCGGATTCCCTGGCCAGGGTGTATGAAAATCGCTCCAGAGCCAACATCAGAGCTTGCTGCTTTCTTTCAGGAATTTCAACCAAACGTGTGCCGTTGTTTTTGAACACCGCGTCAACATGCTCGCCGTAGGTCCATCCCCGCACGAGGCCGACGGACAGATTCGTATTGGCGGCCAAGGTCTCGAGGCGGAGGCCCAGCGGCTGAATATTAAAGTTATTCTTTAAGAATACGGCGACGAGGGGGGTGTCGCGAATGATGGGCAGGGTATATCTGACGTAATATTCCCGCTCAGGCGTTTTGAACCAACCGAAAGAACACAGGGTGCTCCCGTCCTTCTGTATCTCGGCGAGGATTCTCTTCGAGGGCATTTCGACAAAGGTCGCATCGATACCCGCTTCGGCAAGGATTTTCCTGGTCAACTCCACAAGGGTTCCGACGGCGTTGCCGTTCTCCGTGTAGTTGTATGGAGGGCGTTCAGGGTACGCGAACAGGAGGGACTGGCACGAAGCAGCATTGGGCATGGTGAGCATGCATAGAGCGATCAAGAAAGAGAATATTCTCATGCCGAACCTGCTGGCACTGAGTTGAAGGGGGCTGCAGTTCTCGTCCGCTTGCAGTCAGTTATGATGATGCTATGAATTTAACTAACAAAAATATGAAACAAATCAAGCGCTACGATTTTACAAAACAGAGGATGGCGGGGATAATGAGGAGCTGACTGCAATCACTTGGGGCGTCTTTGGTTCTGTGAAAGAGGTGCCGGTTACGGTGACTGACGACCTGCGTCAACGAGTGTCCAAATTTATTCGACCGCCCAGGATCGTCTGAGATCGATTTCAAGGGGCTTTCCCTTGGATGAGTTTGCGAAACAGGCTCAATTTGATCCTGGGGCATTTATGGGGAAATATTCTGTTTTAGGTCAATTTTGAGCTTCAGACTGGGCCACTGAGGCGTGGTCGGCGAAAGATTGGGTAGAGAGGGTCGACGAGCTTCCGAGTGGAATTCATCCAGGGCGCAGATCTGACGTCGCATGTATGTGGCGAGAGCTACGGGGTGCGGCCTGGAGCTAGAGTGGGTGGCTCCGCAGAGACTTGCCGTTATGTGGGACCTTGCAGGCGGGAGGTCTGTTGTGAGCCGGAGGCGCCCTCTTCGGGCATATCCGTCTGTGTCTCATAATGTAAATTATGTAAACTTTAAGAACGGGGCTGCCCCCGCCCTGCCAAACGAAAGGGCGGCCCAGGCTTTCAAACCTGAAGCCGCCCTGAAGCGTTGATAGGGTCTCCTGGGCCTATTCCGCGCCAGGCGTCATTATGGATGGCCGAGGCATGAACCGCAGCAGTTAACTTGTAGCGTCGGACGGTCAGAGTTCGTTCCGTTCGGCGGTCCCGCGCGCATCATGAGTTTCATCCCACCCACAAGTCGACCATGGAGAACGTTCCTACGTCCACCAGGCCCTTGTCCGTGAGCTTCAGTTCGGGGATCACGGCCAGGGACGAGAAAGACATGGCCATGAATGGATGCGTGTACTCGTCCGGGTTGATGGCCACCGACCTGAAGGCTTCGATGAGTTCCCTGCACCCGACCACGACCTCCTCCATGGGCTTCAGGCTCATGAGGCCGGCCAGAGGCAGGTCGACCAGCGCCAGCACTCTGCCGTCGGCCACAATGCAGTATCCACCGCCAGCTTCCGCCAGGGTGTTCCCGGCCAGGGCCATATCCGCGTCGGACACCCCCGTCACGATGAGGTTGTGCGAGTCGTGGGCGATTGTCCCGGCCAGGGCTCCGCGCCCCAGGCCCAGGCCGTGGATGAATCCCAGAGCGATGTTGCCGTTCTTGCCGTGCCGCTCCACAACGGCGAGCTTGGCCAGGTCCTTGGCCGGGTCGCCCATGGCCAAGCCGTTTTCGAAACGCGGCGTCACCACAAGCGACTGGGTGATGATCTGCCCGGTCACGGCTCCGATGCAGCGAACCTTATCTTTCACTTTAACTATTTCGAAGTCGGAAGCCCTGAGCTTTCCGCCGAGAACGTTCAATTTTACAGTGTTTTCTGCGTGAACCGCACCGCTCGGTCCGAAAGAGATGCCCGCCACATCCTGACCGTTCAGGATGGATTTCCAGACGGTGAACCCCTCCAGGTCGTCCAGGATCACCATGTCCGCCCTGTATCCGGGGGCCACTGCCCCCCTGCCCCGCATGCCGAAGTGACGGGCGGTGTTGATGCTGGCCATCTGGATGGCCCGAACCGGGTCCATACCCAGGCTCACGGCCATGCGCACATTGTGGTCCATGTGGCCGTTGGTGGTCAGGTCCACGGGGTCGCGGTCGTCGCAGACCATGGAAATATTCTGGGAATTGAACTTGTTGCAGACCTTGATCAGGTCCTTGAGGTTCTTCTCGTCGCTGCCCTCGCGCATGAAGAGGTGCATGCCCTTGCGCAGCTTCTCCATCGCTTCGTTCACGTCCGTGCATTCGTGATCCGAGCTGGGACCAGCCAGGATGTAGGCATTGAGCGCCTTTCCGGACACCAGCGGCGCATGCCCGTCCACCACCGCGCAGGAGCAGGCCACAATCTTGGCCAGCACGGATGGGTCCTTGGCCAGCACGCCGGGATAGTTCATGAGCTCGGCCAGCCCAAGCACCCTATCCAGGTTCTGCAGCACCAACTGCTCCACGTCCTCGGCTGTGACCTCCGCCCCCGATGTCTCCATATTGGTGGCCGGCACGCAGCTCGACACCATGATATAGAAGCTCAAGGGACAATCCTTCGTCAGGTCAAGCATGTGCTCGATGCCTTCACGCCCGAGCACGTTGGCGATCTCGTGGGGGTCCCACACCACGGCGCAGGTGCCCCGCGGCGCCGCCGCACGGGCAAACTCCCAGGGGGTGAGCAGCGTGGATTCGATATGAATGTGACCGTCGATGAGTCCGGGGCAGACGTATCGGCCCTGGCAATCGATGACCTTTTTGGCCTCATAGTCTCCGAAGCCGACGACGATCCCGTCCGAGACGGCGATGTCCGCCTCGTGGATGTCGCCCGAGAGCACGTTCACCAGGCGGGCGTTCTTGAGCAGCAGATCCACCGGCCTCTCGCCCAATGCCAGGGCGATCTTTCCGGCCAGGGCCGCCACAGGCGCGCTGAAATTCATGCATTCCTCCGTCATTGGCCGCCTCCTTGGAGACCGGCCTTATGTATCAGGGGATACTATTTGACCCCCGTGCCCGTGTCCATGCTAATCACCGGGGAAAAGGACAGACACAATGAGCGTGAAAACACTGGATTGCCTGGGCATGACCTGCCCCCAGCCCCTGATGGCCTGCCGGGCGTGCCTCGAGACCGAAGCGCCCGAGGCCCTCACGGTGCTGGTCGACGACGAGGCCGCCCTGGAGAACGTCACCCGTTTCCTCACGGCCAGCGGCTACCAGCCTTCCTCCGCCAAGGACGGACGCACCTGGATCATCAGCGCCGCGCGCGGCCCCGAGGCGGGCAAGGCCCCCGCACCCGCCGTGGAGGACTTCCCCTGCCCCGTCCCCAGACCCGGCGAACGGACGCGCGTCGTGGTGTTTCTCACCGCCGAGACCATCGGGCGCGGCGACGACGGCCTCGGCGGCAAGCTCATGGGTAATTTCCTGAAGACCTTGCCCGAACTCGGCCAGGACCTCTGGCGCGTGGTCATGGTCAACGGCGCGGTGAAGCTGGCGGCGCTGGACAGCCCGCATCTGGATGCTCTCAAGGTACTGGAAGCCCAGGGCGTGGACATCCTGGTGTGCGGTACCTGTCTGGAGTTCTTCGGCCTCATGGACAAGCGCGCCGTGGGCCAGACCACCAACATGCTGGACGTGGTCACAAGTCTGCAACTGGCCACCAAGGTGATCGACCTGTAGTGGGCGATGGAGAACCCGCCGGGTAATCGAAGCCCGGCCAAGGGGATCCCGGGGCCAAAGGGCTGGCGCCCTTTGGCATCCCGTATTATGGGTCCGGGGATGCGCTCCAAACAACCAACTTCTGCAAACTCCGCCCCGGAAGCCGATGCTCCCATGCGTTTGAACAAGGCCCTGGCGCAAGCCGGGGTCTGTTCGCGCCGCAACGCCGACGAACTCATCCGCTCCGGACGCGTCACCGTGAACGGCCGTCCTGCCGACCTGGGCACGGCCGTGCGCCCTGGCATCGACGACATCCGCGTGGACGCAAGGCCCGTGGGTGCCCCGGACGCACGCGAACACCTCTATTTTATTCTCAATAAGCCCATAGAGACCGTGACCACCGCAAAGGACCCCCAGGGGCGCAGGACCGTCCTGGACCTGATGCGTCCCCAGGCGGGCGGGCGCAGGCTCTTTCCGGTGGGACGCCTGGACTATTTCTCTGAAGGGTTGCTCATCCTCACCACGGACGGCGATCTGGCCAACCGCCTCATGCACCCGCGCTGGCACCAGCCCAAACTCTACCGGGTCACGGTGCGGGGCGATGCCGGTGAAAGCACCCTCGCGGCCATGCGTGGGGGCATGACCCTGGCCGAAGGCGAGACACTGGCCCCGGTGAAGGCCCGGCTGGTGCGGAAAGACGCCCGGTCGAGCGTGCTGGAGCTGGAGCTGATCCAGGGTGTGAACCGCCAGATCAGGCGCATGTGCCGCGATCTGGGGCTGACCATCCTGAAGCTCGTCCGGGTGGCGCAAGGGCCGCTCAAGCTCGGGACCTTGGCCACCGGGGCGTCGCGTCCGCTGACGCCGGACGAGGTGGAGGCGCTCAAGCACTCGGTAAACTTGTAGAAAAGAATGTCTCCGGCTGCCAGAGAGGGCCTGTCCTCTCTGGACTCTCCCGCCAGGGGATCATCCCCTGGACTCGTAAATAGCTTCGCGCCCTTGAGCGTCGGAACGCTCAAGGGCGCGAAGCTATTTAAAAGTTTTTGAGAGAGTCCAGAGAGAACTTTTTTCGAAAAGTTCTTTCTGGCCGCCGGAGGCATCTTCCTCTCATATCATAATGGCATCTTCGACGCTTCACGCCCCAGCGCCGCCATGCGCTTGATCCGGGCGGCGCTTTTTTCCACGCTGGTCCTGACCTGGTTTTCGCGTATGTTGAGCTGGACGGTGTCCACGGCGGTGGCCGCTTCTTCCAGGCGTTCGGCAAAGCGCTGCATCTCCGCTCTGGAGTCATTGGCCTGCGCCCTGCCGATCACCTCGGTCAGCCCGGCGCAGGCTTCGAGGGCCTTGTTCACGGCTTTGACGTAGGTGGTCCCGATGAATCCTTTTTCCTGGGCCGTGAGCCCGGCCGCCGCACCCGCCCAGGAAGCCGTTTCGGCGGCGAGGCGGGTGAGGCCGTTCTTTTCGCGCTCCAGGGCGCTTGCATATGTCTTACGCAGATAGGCGGCGGTGTCGCCCGACTGGGCCGGGTTGAAACGGGCTTTCTCGGCGATGTTCAGGGACGTGAACATCTGGTTGAAATCCTTCATGTACTTGGCGGTCGTCCCGGCCTGAGCCACGCCGATCATCTCGACCCGGCCGTATCCAGTGAGTATGATGCAGCCGTAGTATTCCAGGTCCTGCCCGTCGCGCGGCACTACCCAGTAGGACAGCACGCGAGAGGTTTCGTCCAGCAGGGCCTGCTTGAGCTGGTATTTTTCCGGGCTCACGGTCCAAAGCTCGGAGAAATCGAGCTTTGTGTCCTTGGTCATGATGTCCAGGACGCCCTGGGGGGTGGGGTCGAGAACCTGCCGGATCACCATGGTGGGATAGCCCTTGCCTGTTGCAGCGGCGTCCTTGTGGGCCAGGATGCTGACCCGCCCTCCCTCGCCTCCTCCCTTCTGCTTCACGGTCCAGCCTGCGGGCAGCTTGAGGGTGAAGGAGGCGTCGGCGGCGGTGAGGGAATCCTCGGAATCGCCGCCGGGCATGAGCGGAACCCCGGCGCAGGCGGTGAGTGTCAGGCAGATGATAAGTGCGGTGAGCGTACGCATTGTTTCGTCTCCTCGGGATAGGGGGAATGCGCCCGCGCGGGGGATTTTGTCAAGCGCGCCGGAGTGCGGCGCACGGGAGGCATCATGGACGTGGGCATGCTCGAAAAGATGGATTCATGGAGATGGATGCTGCACCCGCGGGGGGGCATGCGCGTCCCCGCCGTGATGATCGGCTCACGTGAACTCGTGCGATCCCTGGACGACACGGCGTCCAAACAGATCGCCAACGTGGCCTGCCTGCCGGGCATCGTGGGCGCGGCCTACGCCATGCCGGACGCCCACATGGGCTACGGATTCCCCATCGGCGGCGTGGCCGCCTTCGACCCGCAGGAGGGGGGGGTCGTTTCGGCCGGAGGCGTGGGCTACGACATCGCCTGTGGCGTGCGGACCCTGACCACGGGCATCCATAAAGATGACATCCGTCCGGTGCTGGAGCGCCTGGCGGACCGGCTGTACTCCGCTATCCCGGCCGGAGTGGGGAAAACGGGGGATCTTGCACTCAAGGGACGGGACATGGACGCCATGCTGGAAGGCGGCGCGGTCTGGGCGGTGAAGCAGGGCTACGGGGAAAAGGCCGATCTGGAACACATCGAGGATGGGGGCCGCGCGTCGGGAGCCGATCCCTCCCTGGTGTCGGACCAGGCCAAGAAACGGCAGCTGGCCGAAACCGGCACGCTCGGGTCGGGCAACCACTATCTGGAGGTCCAGGTGGTTGAGAGCGTCCACGACAGCAAGGCGGCGGCGGTCTACGGGCTTGTCGAGGGAGAGGTGGTGGTGAGCATCCACTGCGGTTCGCGCGGGCTCGGGCATCAGGTGGCCTCGGACTACCTGACGCGCATGCTCCACAAGGCCCCTAAATACGGAATCAAGCTGCCGGACCCGGAACTGGCCTGCGCGCCCATCGAGTCGGGCCTCGGCAGGGAATACCTGGCGGCCATGCGCGCGGGCATCAACTGCGCCCTGGCCAACCGGCAGGTGCTCACCCATCTGGTGCGTGAGGTGTTCGCGGAGTTCTTTCCGAATAACTGGCTCTGGCTCCTCTACGACGTGTCTCACAACACCTGCAAGGAGGAGACGCATCTGGTGGACGGCAAGCCCCGGCGGGTCTTCGTGCACCGCAAGGGGGCCACGCGCGCCTGGGGGCCGAACCATCCGGAGCTCCCCGCATGGCTTCGCGGCGTGGGCCAGCCCATGCCTGTGGGCGGCAGCATGGGAACGGCCTCGTACGTGCTGGCCGGGACCGATCTGTCGCTTGAGCGATCGCTGGGATCGTCGTGCCATGGCGCGGGCCGCAGCCTCTCCAGGTCTCAGGCGCTCAAGCGCTGGAAAGGGCGCGACGTCCTGGAGTCCCTGGCCCGGGACGGCATCATCGTGCGATGCCACGGATACAAGGGAGTCAGCGAGGAGGCTCCCGGAGCGTACAAGGACATCGACGCCGTGGTGGAGAGTTCCGTGGGTGCGGGAATAGCCGCCACTGTGGCCAGGATGCGTCCCCTTGCATGTGTGAAGGGATAGTGGGTTGCAATAGCTCCTGGAATTGGTATTGGGGATGAAATCCATGATGCACCAGTACCAAGACAAAAAGCCGATGCGCCTGCTGGTGATTGACCCGTCGCCGGAGTTCACCGTCTCGCTGGCCAACCGGCTTCAGGGCCTCACTCGCATCCAGGCCGAATGGAGCATGGCGGGCACCGTGGGCGAAGCCTGGGAAGCCATCGCCCTGCGGCACTTCGACGTCATTCTGGCGGGGCTGCCCCTGCCCGCCCCCCATGGTCCCGATACCGGCGAGCTGGCCACCGTGTTCTCCGGCCTGCCCGTGGTGGGATTCTGCGACACGGGCTCCAGCCTCTTTCTGCACTCGTCGCTTTCCGAAAACGTGGTCATCGTCCTGCCGAAATCCAGGCTCGACAACTCGCTGCTGGAACAGAGCCTGCTCTGCGCTACGGACAGGGCACAGCTCTGCCGCCAGCTCGAAAACGCCCAGGAATCACTGGCGTCGTCCGAGAAGCGCTTTCAGAGCATCATCGCCAGCAACGCGGACGGCATCGTCGTGGTGGGCATCGACGGACTCATACGCTTCGCCAACACCAGCGCCGAGCAGCTGTTCGGCGCCACGGCCCAGCAACTGGCCGGGGAGCGTTTCGGACACGCGCTTATCCCCGGCGGCACCATGGAAATCGAAGTGCTCTCCCGCGACGGCGTGCTCAAGACAGTGGAAATGCGGGTGGTGCAGTCCCGGTGGGAAAGCGGCGAACTCGTCTACCTGGCGTCACTCCGCGACATCAGCGCGCGAAAACGCCTGGAGCGCGACCTGACGACCATGAAGGAAGCCGCTGAAGCAGCCAACCGGGCCAAGAGCCAGTTCCTGGCCAACATGAGCCATGAGATCCGCACGCCCATGAACGGCATTCTGGGCATGAGCGAGCTGCTCCTTGCATCCGATCTCACCGACAAGCAGCGCGACTATCTGGACATGGTGCGCCAGTCCGCGTCGTCGCTCATGGAAATTC
Proteins encoded in this window:
- the xerD gene encoding site-specific tyrosine recombinase XerD — translated: MKTKQQRDAPSSPPPAHPWVDAWLEHLLVVKGLSENSLAAYAQDMLHFQVFLTERSSAIEDVSDQTIFLYLMYLRQKGLTSRSLARHLSSMRGFFAHAVAEGWIDASPAELIEAPKLPRKLPDVLSQGEMEGLLARPDMETSLGFRDRAMLELLYAAGLRVTELITLTPLDFDAQAGVLRVFGKGDKERLVPIHDLAQDLLARYMQSIRPAFKPVKEFLFLNRSGKGLSRQGVWKLIKRYALLAGIRKEISPHSLRHSFATHLLEGGADLRTVQMLLGHADISATEIYTHVQADRLTAVHRSHHPRSSSTRKGS
- a CDS encoding LL-diaminopimelate aminotransferase, coding for MPQFKMADRLAALPPYLFAEIDRVKNEVKARGVDIISLGIGDPDMPTPDFIVDALYASAKKPENHQYPSYVGLRTFRAAVSTWYKGRFGVDLDPDNEVVSLIGSKEGIAHFPLAYVNPGDLVLVCTPNYPVYNVATGFAGGTTKFLPMTDANNFLPDLDQVTDAEWDKAKMIFTNFPNNPTSACAPKSFYEKLVKKCRETNTILVADAAYTEMYYNEAAKPISVFEIPSAKDVAIEFHSLSKTYNMTGWRIGMAVGNSDLVKGLGKIKENVDSGIFQAVQEAGIAALEKGDAYAEKFRAVYKERRDTLAAGLKKIGIDFRLPEATFYFWCKVPNGQDSKGFVTKVLQETGVVVTPGNGFGSPEAGEGYFRIAMTVGKEKIEEALSRLAKM
- the folK gene encoding 2-amino-4-hydroxy-6-hydroxymethyldihydropteridine diphosphokinase, coding for MHGILPGVRLAARSRVWHTAPLGMAAMEYPRPECQREVVTGPAAAATSPWYANMAVRLDCPPDVTPEALFEALMALEAELGRNRVMETRWGPRVIDIDLLAFGAETRATPRLTLPHPRMFERAFVLLPLEEVAPETATPERIDCLSFTASGTMIFQL
- a CDS encoding transcriptional regulator, with translation MWKFVIFAVAAFILWKMFAGDMNRRKQETKKEQETLIAKGEMVKDPICGSYVSIENSVKARDGGTVRHFCSYECRDKFLKQIEASKTKEG
- the fsa gene encoding fructose-6-phosphate aldolase → MKFFLDSASLDEIKAAKDMGMLDGVTTNPTLFSKEKGDWHKTAEAICKEVDGPVSLEVVGTNAEQMLAEAKELIKFGPNVVVKIPMVLEGLKAVRQLKAQNIPVNVTLVFQPLQALMAAKAGATFVSPFVGRIDAIGGDGMAMVEEIVTIFRNYAYETEVLVASIRNPTHIVRAALMGADVCTVPFSVIKELVKHPLTDAGLETFLKDWGKVEKG
- a CDS encoding substrate-binding periplasmic protein; the encoded protein is MRIFSFLIALCMLTMPNAASCQSLLFAYPERPPYNYTENGNAVGTLVELTRKILAEAGIDATFVEMPSKRILAEIQKDGSTLCSFGWFKTPEREYYVRYTLPIIRDTPLVAVFLKNNFNIQPLGLRLETLAANTNLSVGLVRGWTYGEHVDAVFKNNGTRLVEIPERKQQALMLALERFSYTLARESEIDEIIHMSGKPKEAFVVSPLEDVILNRNSRYIICGKGVPEDVVERINASIVKLCARQPGGADD
- the ade gene encoding adenine deaminase — protein: MNFSAPVAALAGKIALALGERPVDLLLKNARLVNVLSGDIHEADIAVSDGIVVGFGDYEAKKVIDCQGRYVCPGLIDGHIHIESTLLTPWEFARAAAPRGTCAVVWDPHEIANVLGREGIEHMLDLTKDCPLSFYIMVSSCVPATNMETSGAEVTAEDVEQLVLQNLDRVLGLAELMNYPGVLAKDPSVLAKIVACSCAVVDGHAPLVSGKALNAYILAGPSSDHECTDVNEAMEKLRKGMHLFMREGSDEKNLKDLIKVCNKFNSQNISMVCDDRDPVDLTTNGHMDHNVRMAVSLGMDPVRAIQMASINTARHFGMRGRGAVAPGYRADMVILDDLEGFTVWKSILNGQDVAGISFGPSGAVHAENTVKLNVLGGKLRASDFEIVKVKDKVRCIGAVTGQIITQSLVVTPRFENGLAMGDPAKDLAKLAVVERHGKNGNIALGFIHGLGLGRGALAGTIAHDSHNLIVTGVSDADMALAGNTLAEAGGGYCIVADGRVLALVDLPLAGLMSLKPMEEVVVGCRELIEAFRSVAINPDEYTHPFMAMSFSSLAVIPELKLTDKGLVDVGTFSMVDLWVG
- the yedF gene encoding sulfurtransferase-like selenium metabolism protein YedF translates to MSVKTLDCLGMTCPQPLMACRACLETEAPEALTVLVDDEAALENVTRFLTASGYQPSSAKDGRTWIISAARGPEAGKAPAPAVEDFPCPVPRPGERTRVVVFLTAETIGRGDDGLGGKLMGNFLKTLPELGQDLWRVVMVNGAVKLAALDSPHLDALKVLEAQGVDILVCGTCLEFFGLMDKRAVGQTTNMLDVVTSLQLATKVIDL
- a CDS encoding pseudouridine synthase, which encodes MRLNKALAQAGVCSRRNADELIRSGRVTVNGRPADLGTAVRPGIDDIRVDARPVGAPDAREHLYFILNKPIETVTTAKDPQGRRTVLDLMRPQAGGRRLFPVGRLDYFSEGLLILTTDGDLANRLMHPRWHQPKLYRVTVRGDAGESTLAAMRGGMTLAEGETLAPVKARLVRKDARSSVLELELIQGVNRQIRRMCRDLGLTILKLVRVAQGPLKLGTLATGASRPLTPDEVEALKHSVNL
- a CDS encoding RtcB family protein; the protein is MDVGMLEKMDSWRWMLHPRGGMRVPAVMIGSRELVRSLDDTASKQIANVACLPGIVGAAYAMPDAHMGYGFPIGGVAAFDPQEGGVVSAGGVGYDIACGVRTLTTGIHKDDIRPVLERLADRLYSAIPAGVGKTGDLALKGRDMDAMLEGGAVWAVKQGYGEKADLEHIEDGGRASGADPSLVSDQAKKRQLAETGTLGSGNHYLEVQVVESVHDSKAAAVYGLVEGEVVVSIHCGSRGLGHQVASDYLTRMLHKAPKYGIKLPDPELACAPIESGLGREYLAAMRAGINCALANRQVLTHLVREVFAEFFPNNWLWLLYDVSHNTCKEETHLVDGKPRRVFVHRKGATRAWGPNHPELPAWLRGVGQPMPVGGSMGTASYVLAGTDLSLERSLGSSCHGAGRSLSRSQALKRWKGRDVLESLARDGIIVRCHGYKGVSEEAPGAYKDIDAVVESSVGAGIAATVARMRPLACVKG